Proteins found in one Brevibacillus brevis genomic segment:
- the pnp gene encoding polyribonucleotide nucleotidyltransferase, with protein sequence MEQQYRTYDFELAGRKLTLEFGKMAKQAHGSVLVRYGDTAILSAVTVSKEPKPLDFFPLTVNYEERLYAVGKIPGGFIKREGRPSEKAILASRLIDRPVRPLFAEGFRNDVQIVNTVLSVDQDCSPEIAAMIGTSAALCVSEIPFEGPIAGVIVGRIDGEFVINPTVAQAEKSDIHLTVAGTHKAINMVEAAANQVPEAVMLEAIMAGHDVIKQLVEFQNMIVAEIGKQKMEVILHEVDPEIDQAVRAYAEARLKEAVRIEEKQARYDAIDDIKAETKEHFAAKDPEAYPEQEKMISEVLGNIVKDEVRRLITDEKVRPDGRALHEIRPLSSETNILSRTHGSAMFTRGQTQALSVCTLGALGDVQILDGLGLEESKRFMHHYNFPPYSVGEARPLRPPGRREIGHGALGERAIEPIIPSETEFPYTIRLVSEVIESNGSTSQASICASVLALMDAGVPIKAPVAGIAMGLIMSKDEKSFSILTDIQGMEDHLGDMDFKVAGTEAGVTAIQMDIKISGINREILELALEQARVGRLHILNHMMSTISEPRKELSPYAPKIMTMTINPEKIRDVIGPQGRVINKIIEETGVKIDIEQDGRVFIASINHEANLRAKQIIEDLVREVAVGQVYLGTVKRVEKYGAFIELFAGKEGLCHISQLAEERVAKTEDVVAVGDKVQVKVTEIDDQGRVNLSRKAVLKEQAAAAQAAETPTKAE encoded by the coding sequence ATGGAGCAACAATACCGTACATATGACTTCGAACTGGCAGGCCGAAAACTGACCCTGGAATTTGGCAAAATGGCTAAACAGGCGCATGGTTCGGTCTTGGTTCGTTACGGCGATACAGCAATCCTGTCTGCAGTTACAGTCTCGAAGGAGCCGAAGCCACTTGACTTCTTTCCACTGACTGTCAACTATGAGGAACGTCTCTATGCGGTTGGGAAAATTCCTGGCGGCTTTATTAAAAGAGAAGGACGTCCAAGCGAAAAGGCGATTTTGGCTAGCCGCTTGATTGACCGCCCTGTCCGCCCTCTTTTTGCAGAAGGATTCCGTAACGATGTACAAATCGTAAATACTGTTCTGTCTGTGGATCAAGACTGCTCGCCTGAAATCGCTGCGATGATCGGTACTTCCGCAGCGCTATGCGTCTCGGAGATTCCTTTTGAAGGTCCGATTGCAGGGGTAATCGTAGGTCGAATTGACGGTGAGTTCGTCATTAACCCTACTGTAGCTCAAGCAGAGAAAAGCGATATTCACCTGACTGTCGCAGGTACGCACAAAGCGATTAACATGGTGGAAGCAGCTGCGAACCAAGTACCGGAAGCGGTCATGCTTGAAGCGATCATGGCTGGTCATGACGTGATTAAGCAATTGGTAGAATTCCAGAACATGATCGTAGCAGAAATCGGCAAGCAAAAAATGGAAGTCATCTTGCATGAGGTTGATCCTGAAATCGATCAAGCTGTACGTGCATATGCGGAAGCTCGCTTGAAAGAAGCTGTTCGCATCGAAGAAAAACAAGCGCGCTACGATGCTATTGATGATATCAAGGCAGAAACCAAAGAGCATTTTGCAGCCAAGGACCCTGAGGCATATCCAGAACAGGAAAAGATGATTAGCGAAGTACTTGGCAATATTGTCAAGGATGAGGTTCGCCGTCTGATTACTGACGAGAAAGTTCGCCCTGATGGACGAGCTTTGCACGAAATCCGTCCGCTGTCCAGTGAGACAAACATTCTTTCCCGTACACATGGCTCTGCTATGTTTACCCGCGGTCAGACGCAAGCGTTGAGCGTTTGCACATTGGGCGCGCTGGGAGATGTTCAAATTCTCGATGGACTCGGTCTGGAAGAATCGAAGCGTTTCATGCACCACTACAACTTCCCGCCGTATAGCGTGGGTGAAGCACGTCCGTTGCGTCCTCCGGGTCGTCGTGAAATCGGACACGGTGCGTTGGGTGAGCGTGCTATCGAGCCGATCATTCCATCTGAGACAGAGTTCCCATACACGATTCGTCTCGTATCCGAGGTCATTGAATCCAATGGTTCCACATCGCAAGCATCGATTTGCGCGAGCGTACTTGCCTTGATGGATGCAGGTGTACCGATCAAAGCACCGGTAGCAGGTATTGCGATGGGCTTGATCATGAGCAAAGATGAGAAATCTTTCTCGATCCTGACTGATATTCAAGGTATGGAAGATCATTTGGGAGACATGGATTTCAAAGTAGCGGGTACAGAGGCTGGTGTAACAGCTATCCAAATGGACATCAAAATTTCCGGTATTAACCGTGAGATTTTAGAGTTGGCCTTGGAGCAAGCGCGTGTTGGTCGTTTGCACATTCTGAACCATATGATGAGCACGATTTCCGAACCGCGTAAAGAACTGTCTCCTTATGCACCAAAAATCATGACCATGACGATCAATCCGGAGAAAATTCGCGATGTAATCGGTCCACAAGGTCGTGTCATCAATAAGATTATCGAAGAAACCGGCGTAAAAATCGACATCGAACAAGATGGAAGAGTCTTCATTGCATCCATCAACCACGAGGCGAATCTGCGCGCGAAACAAATCATTGAAGATCTGGTTCGTGAGGTAGCTGTTGGTCAGGTATACCTGGGAACAGTAAAACGCGTAGAGAAGTACGGTGCGTTCATCGAGTTGTTCGCGGGTAAAGAGGGCTTGTGCCACATCTCTCAACTGGCTGAAGAGCGTGTAGCCAAAACAGAAGATGTTGTCGCAGTTGGTGATAAAGTACAAGTGAAAGTGACCGAGATCGACGACCAAGGTCGTGTGAATCTCTCTCGCAAAGCAGTTTTGAAAGAACAAGCTGCTGCGGCACAAGCTGCTGAAACGCCAACAAAAGCAGAATAA
- the rpsO gene encoding 30S ribosomal protein S15: MALTQERKTQLIQEFRTHENDTGSPEVQIAILTENINNLNGHLRTHKKDHHSRRGLLKMVGQRRNLLTYLREADVQRYRSVVDRLGLRR; the protein is encoded by the coding sequence ATGGCATTGACTCAAGAACGTAAAACTCAACTGATTCAAGAGTTCCGTACTCATGAGAACGACACCGGTTCACCGGAAGTGCAAATCGCTATCTTGACCGAAAACATTAACAATCTGAACGGACACTTGCGTACGCACAAGAAAGATCACCACAGCCGTCGTGGTCTCTTGAAAATGGTTGGTCAACGTCGTAACCTGTTGACATACCTGCGTGAAGCAGATGTTCAACGCTATCGTTCGGTTGTAGACCGCCTGGGTCTGCGCCGCTAA
- a CDS encoding bifunctional riboflavin kinase/FAD synthetase: MKTIYLTYPFPSDLQANPCAIALGYFDGVHIGHRRVIQKAIDTAKANGWQSTVVTFDPHPREVLGQSGYTRYLTPLEDKLEQFEKMGVDTTYVMKFDISFAAIYPEDFIAECLLPLECRHIVVGFDYTFGYRGMGTAHTLQEMSKGRYGLDIVGPVNRLGEKVSSTIIREYLHHGDVEQVRHLLGRSYKVRGTVVHGDKRGRTIGFPTANVQVNQPYLIGKNGVYGVRFTVDEQSYYGVMNVGIKPTFELEKKEKSLEVHIFEFSGEIYDKEVEVEFLFYIREEQKFAGVDSLIAQIGRDVQTAKQKFAEGIS; this comes from the coding sequence ACATATTGGGCATCGCCGTGTAATCCAAAAGGCGATTGATACAGCGAAAGCAAACGGATGGCAAAGTACGGTAGTGACCTTTGATCCGCATCCTCGAGAAGTTTTGGGGCAAAGCGGTTATACCCGCTATTTGACACCACTTGAAGACAAGCTCGAGCAATTCGAAAAGATGGGCGTAGACACCACATATGTGATGAAGTTCGATATCAGCTTTGCGGCTATTTATCCAGAAGATTTCATCGCAGAGTGCCTTCTTCCATTGGAATGCCGCCATATTGTCGTTGGCTTCGACTACACCTTTGGTTATCGCGGGATGGGGACTGCCCATACCTTGCAAGAAATGAGCAAAGGTCGCTATGGGCTCGACATCGTGGGTCCGGTAAATCGCTTGGGTGAAAAAGTGAGCAGTACAATCATCCGTGAATATCTTCATCATGGGGATGTCGAGCAGGTTCGTCATTTGCTAGGCCGCTCCTACAAAGTGCGTGGAACAGTCGTGCATGGCGACAAACGCGGTCGAACCATTGGTTTTCCTACAGCGAACGTCCAAGTAAATCAGCCGTACTTAATCGGAAAGAATGGGGTCTACGGCGTTCGCTTTACCGTGGATGAACAAAGCTACTATGGTGTCATGAACGTTGGGATCAAGCCTACATTTGAACTGGAGAAAAAAGAAAAGTCACTAGAAGTGCACATTTTTGAGTTCTCTGGTGAAATTTATGACAAAGAAGTAGAAGTAGAGTTTTTGTTCTACATCCGGGAAGAGCAGAAGTTTGCTGGAGTCGATTCACTCATCGCGCAAATTGGACGAGATGTACAAACGGCGAAGCAAAAATTCGCAGAGGGAATCTCGTAA